The region AACCGCTCGGTCGACAGCCGCTCGCCGCTGGGCAGTCGGATGTCGTTGTCGGCGAGGTGGTCCACCACCTGCCGTACCACCTTTCGATCTCCCGGGTAGCGCGTGTAGAACCGCTCGGTGTGGGCCAACGCCCGGGGATAGGCTGCCCGGTACACCTGGTCCGGGTGGGCGGTCAGGCTCGGCAGGCCGCCGGCGATCATCACCTCGGCCAGGCCCTGGGGCGCCGATGAGAGGTAGGTCATCGCGCAGAAGCCGCCGAAGCTCTGCCCGAGCAGGCTCCACGGCCGGTCCCCGAGCAACTGCCGGCGGATGAGTTCCGCGTCCTGCACGATCGCGTCCGCCCGGAAATGACGCAGGTAGGCCGCTGCCTCCGCGTCGGTGCGCCCGGCCAGCGACTGCCGGTTCAGCGGGGTGCTGCGGCCGGTACCCCGCTGGTCGAGCAGCAGTACCCGATAGTTCCGTAGCGCCTGGTGTAGCCACGCGCTCGACGACGACGGCCGGTCGGCCGCACTTCCCGGCCCACCCTGGAGGAACAACAACCACGGCAGGTCCCGGTTGTCGGCGTTCTGCTGGGCGACGACCTCACGGGCGAACAGTTCGATCAGTGGCCCGTCGGGATCATCATGATCGAGTGGAACCTCCAGCAGGTGCTCCACGCACACCTGGCCTGGCCGGATGTACCTCAGCGTCATCCCGATGCATCCTCCGCGGTAGTGGGGTTGGAGGAACTATCACCCAGCGCCGTTGGGGCTGTCCCATCCCAGACATCGACAACCCCCCGGTTATGCCGATCCCATCTGCTGCGTCCCAGCCCCATCTGCTGAGGTGCCTGGCCCCATCCGCTGCGGTCGGTTGCCTCTGCGTCGACGGACGCGACCTGCGTAAGTGCCCTGCAAAGCGCGCATACCGGGCGATAATTGCGATTATGGCGACGAAAGCGGAACGTAGTGCTGGCGAGCGCCCGTACACGATCGGCCTCGTGCTGCATCCCAGCAGGAGCGTGCTGGACTCGATCCAGGTGATCACGGAGTTCGGGGCGGCCCACGGTGTTGCCGTCATCGCTCGGGTGGCGGATGCCGATCGTGTCGGTAGCGATGTCACGTTGGTCGACACGGAGGAGTTCGTCGACCGGGCCGACGCGGTGGTGAGCCTGGGCGGTAACGGCACGATGCTCGGCGCGATGCGGCTGGTCGTGGACCGGGGTGTACCAGTCCTGGGCGTCAACCATGGCCGGCTCGGATTCCTGGTGGAGATCGCCCCGACGGAGTTGGCGGCCGCCCTGGTCCGGCTGGTCGAGAACACGTTCACCCTGGAGCCGCACAGCTGCCTCGACGTGGGCGTCCAGGGAGCCACTGCCAGTTGGATGGCCTTCAACGACGTGGTGCTCACCGCAACGAAGCCGTTCGGCGGGATGACGGTCGACCTGCTGGTCAACGGGGCGGGGCACGGCTACTACCGGGGCGACGCCCTCGTCTGCTGCACGCCGATCGGGTCCACGGCCTACAACTACGCGGCCGGTGGGCCGGTCGTCTCGCCCTCCTCTCCGTCGGTGGTGCTCACCCCGGTGGCACCGATGTCGGGCATCGGCCGGTCGGTCGTACTCGGCGGCGACGACGTCATCTCGCTGGCGAACCCTTCGCCCGATCAGCCGTTACTCGTGTCGATCGACGGCGTACGCGCGGGCCAGCTCGATCCGCAGGGGGCGCTGTCGATCAGTTTGCACAACGACGCGGTCTCCCTGATCCGGTTGGACGCGGACATCCATGCCCAACGGGCCAGGGTCAAGCTCAGCCTCCTCGACCTCCCGCTGCGTCCGGACCAACTGCTCGAACTCATCCCACAGCCGCTGCGCGAACGTGCCGAGCGGCACCGGAGAGCCAACTCCTGATCCGTCCTCCCGGGGCGTTTCATTCGGCAGCCAGGCAAGCCAGGCAAGCCAGGCTGCCAACCCGGGCGGAAAGGTGCCTGTCAGGATGGCTGGCCGATGCCCTGCGGGACGTTGGCCTACGGTTGGTTGGGCCTGGTGAGCTGAGCGACCACCCGACTGACCTCCCGCTGGGCGGTGGCCAGGTCGATGCCGAGCCGATTGAGGACCTGCGCGGCCACGCCCGCACCTTCGGCGAGCAGCCCGAGCAGGATGTGTTCGGTGCCGATGTAGTCGGTGCCGAGTTGGTCTGCGCTCTGCGCCGCCAGTTGCAGACTCCGCGTGGCTGGCGGCGTGAACGGAAGGTGCCCGACCGGCGCGGTGCTACCGATCCCGATGACCTGGTCGATCTGGGTGCGAAGTTGCTCGTTCGAGTGGCCCAGCCGTTCCAGCACGAACGGCGCTATGCCTTGCCCTTCGGCGAGCAGTCCGAGCAGGAGATGCTCGGTGTCGATGTGCGGATGCTTGTGGTCCCGGGCCTCTTGCTGGGCCAACACCACGACCCGCCGTGCCCGGTCAGTCAACCGTTCGAACACCGCACCAACCCCCTCTGGTTCGGCAGTAGAGCCTAGTCGAAGCGACGAGCACGGTGGGCGTTCCGTTTCCCAGGGAACACCCCGCCACCAAGCCCACCTGGTGATCATGAACCTGGCGCCCGTTCGATGCCACCTGCGCCGCCTGACTCGGACTCCAATGCTGACGGGCATCTCGTACGACGTGGAACGTCCCAACGCTCGTGAACCAGATCCCACGCCGGGTGCCCTCAACCGTTCGCCGATGCCGCATCCGCACTCCGCTAACCTGAGTCGCTGTGGGGGCGACATTCAGGGACGACCCCGGCCGTGTCACGGATGAGAAATCGCCATTGGCCTTCTTCGTCGACGTGGTCCGAACAGGCACCGTGGCCGGCGCCGACTGGACGTTCACGCCGGACGAGGTTGCCCAGGCGATGGGCATCGAGCCTGCGGAGAACCAGAACGGGCGGTCGTTGTGGCACGACTACGGTCTGGTCGAGTTCTTCTGGGAACAAACCGCCGACGGGCAGTCCTGGCGGGGCACCCACTTCAGCGTCCAGGTTCACCGACTCGGCGGCGGCGTTGAGTACGTGCTCCCGCCCGTCGTGGCAGACGCCACCGCCACCGCCACCGCCACCGCGTCGGACGAGGTCGCCTTCGATGCGCTTTGCCAGGCACTCGAGCCCGTGTCCCTGGTGCCGATGCCATGGTCCGATCCCGACCTGCACGCCTGGTGTCAGCCTGACTCCACCGTATTGGTGCTGGTCGTCACCGACGATCCTGATCCGGCCAGCCATGCGTCGACGGTGCGGCCGGGGCACGTATACAAGATCTCTGCACCGCACCACCCCGGGCGCATCGATCTCACCGGCATCGCGTCAACCGGAATGGGCGCGACAGCCCGGCACCTGCTCAACCTCGATATGGACGGCCGATACGCCTGGCTGACTCGACGACTCGCCA is a window of Micromonospora polyrhachis DNA encoding:
- a CDS encoding NAD(+)/NADH kinase, giving the protein MATKAERSAGERPYTIGLVLHPSRSVLDSIQVITEFGAAHGVAVIARVADADRVGSDVTLVDTEEFVDRADAVVSLGGNGTMLGAMRLVVDRGVPVLGVNHGRLGFLVEIAPTELAAALVRLVENTFTLEPHSCLDVGVQGATASWMAFNDVVLTATKPFGGMTVDLLVNGAGHGYYRGDALVCCTPIGSTAYNYAAGGPVVSPSSPSVVLTPVAPMSGIGRSVVLGGDDVISLANPSPDQPLLVSIDGVRAGQLDPQGALSISLHNDAVSLIRLDADIHAQRARVKLSLLDLPLRPDQLLELIPQPLRERAERHRRANS
- a CDS encoding Clp protease N-terminal domain-containing protein gives rise to the protein MFERLTDRARRVVVLAQQEARDHKHPHIDTEHLLLGLLAEGQGIAPFVLERLGHSNEQLRTQIDQVIGIGSTAPVGHLPFTPPATRSLQLAAQSADQLGTDYIGTEHILLGLLAEGAGVAAQVLNRLGIDLATAQREVSRVVAQLTRPNQP
- a CDS encoding alpha/beta fold hydrolase, whose protein sequence is MTLRYIRPGQVCVEHLLEVPLDHDDPDGPLIELFAREVVAQQNADNRDLPWLLFLQGGPGSAADRPSSSSAWLHQALRNYRVLLLDQRGTGRSTPLNRQSLAGRTDAEAAAYLRHFRADAIVQDAELIRRQLLGDRPWSLLGQSFGGFCAMTYLSSAPQGLAEVMIAGGLPSLTAHPDQVYRAAYPRALAHTERFYTRYPGDRKVVRQVVDHLADNDIRLPSGERLSTERFQMSGLTFGMASGFDNLHHLLELAFISAPGGPVLSDTFLRGVDRMVSMAGQPLYALLHESIYCQGTASSWSASRVRAEFDEFDLWHRAEVNFTAEMFYPWLFDQDPALRPLRGCADLLAAHDDWPRLYDPDRLAGNTVPVAAVVYFDDLYVDFAQSMVTAGQVRGLRPWVTNEHVHDGLSARPAVFDRLRAMVRGEV